GAACTGTTAATCAGCGCTCTGGGGCTGGCGATGGTTGCCGCGCTGGTGCCGCAGCATCTGATGGGCTTTATTCTGGGGATGTGGTTTCTGACCCAGGCCGCCGCTTTCCTGCTGGGCGGCTATGTGGCGACCTTTACCGCGGTGCCGGAAAACATCACCGACCCGCTGCAGACCCTGCCGGTCTACACCAATGTGTTCAGTAAAATTGGCCTGGTGACGCTGGGCGTCACGGTGGTAATGGCGCTGATGGTGCCGTGGCTGAACCGGATGATTAATA
The Flammeovirga agarivorans genome window above contains:
- a CDS encoding POT-type proton-dependent oligopeptide transporter, with protein sequence ELLISALGLAMVAALVPQHLMGFILGMWFLTQAAAFLLGGYVATFTAVPENITDPLQTLPVYTNVFSKIGLVTLGVTVVMALMVPWLNRMINTPASAE